The Primulina huaijiensis isolate GDHJ02 chromosome 18, ASM1229523v2, whole genome shotgun sequence DNA window ATAATAAGTTCAAACCAAGTAAGATAACCAACTAAAAGATCCATGGTCTTAGATTATGCATTCCATTGACCATATGTTCCAAACCATGCAGTGTTTCCGAGTCCTAGAAGAgttaaatttgaaaagaatgaACCGGGTATATCATTGATCACGAAAGTAGCATTTGTGAATCATAAGCGAAAATCAGACACAAACAACTAGCAGAGGAAACTTGCATTAAGAAAAACAGAAGTTTAGGAAATCGTGTTTTATCTTTTCATGTCAACAGCATTTCTTTAAATAGACCTGAAAAGTAAATCTCCATTCTTATAACAGACCTGATTCagcaaataataaaatttccaacatattgtGAACCAGAAACTAAATAGTTGTATATCATTAGTCTAATGATCTATGAAAATGATTAGAGAAAATAAGAATTGGTGAAGACAGTCAAATACGGTACCTTGCACCTCTAAGTACAATTGTGCATGCTTCACCCATTCCGACCCCAGAAAAGTGAATCAGTTTGTCTTCACCAATCATAATTTCATCAATTAGCTTGCAGTGTCCAAGCTTGACAGACTCTGGATTATCAAAGGTTGATGCTATTTCACCACCTGTAACAAGAGCCAGCCGCTCGATACCATCAAAATCAGCATGCTCGATTGCAAGCACTCCAGCATCAGCAAATAGTTCCTCTGGGAAATTGTAGATTAATTGTCGGTTAACAAAGCAGTTTATTCCATGATTAATGATCTTCTGCACTTTCTCCCTCATCTTTTCCTTCTCAGCCGTTTCAATTTCAGCAACCTTGGCCATTGAATCAACACGAACACGTGCCCCATAAATCTTCACCTTATCTGTATCCATTGCAGTATTTGCCACTAAAATCTTAGCATCCTCAATCCGTTTTGGTTGGCCAACACCAATTTTCTTGTCTAAAATAAATCTGAAAGGAAAAGAACGTCAACTGAAGAATCAATCATTTGACTAAGTTTCCTTTCAAAtaattgttttcaaatataGAGTGTGGAAAATACTTGGACATTTATAGTGAATCCACTAAAAAGCGCAAATATCACTACTCAAGAACAAAGACCATAACTACAAACACATAACAGTGCTTGAAGAAACCATAAGTATCAATATTTTCCTACTGAAGGCATCTAACAGTAGATAAGTATGAAGTTACAACCAACTACTTACAATTATTCGACTTAATACAGCATTTAGCGTAACCGGTAACGTTCAAgtagtaaaaaaattatgtccccACATCCTTCAGAAATTTCATAGTTTGTTGGCTGTCATCAGACATGCAAGTAATTACATCTAGACCATGTCAAAGATCAGTGAGATTTCAGCGAGCAGAGATTGATTTTCTCTTCTAACTGAAAAACgccaatattcaaaataaaccTCAGATGAGGAAAAACAAGGAGAGATCAAAATACGCGAGATACGTAAAAGAACTGATATTTTACTATGTTCAGCTGGTTTACCCCTCATCCAAAAATGAATCTTTCAGTGAACCTCCAGGCTTCTTGATGATCTGAATAGACTCCAAATTGGTGCTTCCCTGTTATTTTCAACCAATCAGTTAAATTGTTTAGAAATAATGTCTAACAAAATGTGGAAAACTTCAAGATAATGCAACCGCCAATACATGTAAGCAGAGAACAGGGGGGGAAAAGAATTTTGCTTGCTCTGTCATACTAAGACAAGCATCTTGAATATTTTAAAcacggaatttttttttttacagaataCACACAAAATCAAATTTACGAAGTCAAAGATGAATCCACCTTTGTACCATTAACATGCACGAACAGAAACATTTGGCAACAAATTCAACCAACCAAATACTATCCTACAAAGATTAGAGATTCGAAAGAAACAGAAATCCAAGCATGTAATCTTATTTTAGCATCATGACCATCATCATCGTTGATTCATAAAATCAATTATGGTTGTGCATTCTTGAAAAACTTTTCAACAGAAGAAGTCAGATTGTTGTTACCATCCCAAACTAGCAAAAAGTGGTCTAAATCAATCACTCTTTGGTTTACTTGGTAAAAATGATTCGCATCGAGATATTTGCAAGGtcgatttaataatatttggagTTCAGAAACCCGAAGGggttttaaaacattatttacgACATTCCCGAAATCTGAAGATAACTAGTTACAAGTGAAACGTACCTTTAGCCTCATAACTGCATCAACTGTCAGTTTCGCAAAATGCCCTTTATCCTGAGATAGAATTTTGGAGCTCAAAGTAGTCATTGCGATCTTCATCAAATCTTCTTTAAATTTCtctgcatgaaaattttaaaattaaacgaAAGCATCATGAGAACTCAATCAAACATATGACCTAGTGCGAGACTCCTTTTTTCGTGtcaaattattttcttaaagAAAGTGAAATATGCACCCTAATTACAATAACATTTTGTTGACTTTTCAAACATTGCCAGTCCGACGATTCGGGTGAAGGATCAATATTAGGGATTAAAAGATCAACTGTActaaatgatgagaaaaatacTAAAGAATCACCTGCATCCAGTTTATTATCCACAACCTTTTCCAGCAATGCATTTCTGGAACATTCTGCTGCCATGCGGAATCCTGAtggaaatttatataaataaaaacatcTTCCAAATTCTAGAAATATACTGATTCTAAATAGAGCTACATTCATAGCAATCATACAAAAAGAGAGTGTTTATATTAGCTAGACTATGTAAGATAAcacaacataaaaattaattttcttgtttaaaaaattatcacTTAGCTAGGAAACAGAGAAACAATGGTGGGTATAGAATAGAGACAAATATATAAGAAGTCAAAACCGCCCAAAGACTACCTAGAGCTAACAAATCATCAGCTCATATACTGGTTCAGCTTCCATGTTGATGAAGACCAGTAAAGAAATTTGAAAGGATTTGCTACATATTCGAGCAAACAAAAAGGATGTTCCAAATAAGAAAATCGTAAATACAAGTCATAACTGAGTAGCACAAGGCACACCTTCAATAATAGTCGTGGGATGAATCTTTGCATTTACCAGCTTCTCTGCCTCCCTCAAAAGCTCCCCAGCCAAAACAACTACCGAAGTTGTCCCATCACCAACTTCATCATCTTGAACTTTCGAGATGTCTGATGATTAAATTAAAGTTTTGACAATGCACAAGATACAGTGATAAGTTCTACGCTATCATTCATTTCAAGAAAACATTACCTCCTACACAACTCGCTGCTGATAGAGATCCATACCAAATTATTTTACCTTATCCAAACAAGAAACATTCTTAAGGCAATGCCCAacgaaatgaaaaattattattattatgatagactAAAAGATTAGAAATACATTACttggtcatccataaaaattattttaaaaaataatcataatgtCCACCACATAGTTTTCAAAGGCGAGGACTCTGTACCAGGGGGTTCATCCCAGGCGCAGTGATTCACTAAGGCGAACCCAGGTGCTCGTTTGGACTAGACTTGGAAGTTCACTCAGACGGACTAGCTTTGGaagtagattttttttaattccttCTTTAAAACCAAAGGCCCAAACCTCCAAAACAACTAGAAAAAGACCGATTTCACATTTTTTGGataaagaggaagaagaaattgttctgataaagaaaatgataaaaaccGAGAAGAATACAAGTCCGAAAGTTCTGGGGACACTGataatttgattgaagaagatGAACCTGATTTGGATGATCGAATAATTTTAATCATGTTACTAATTACTATGAagttcttaattattttttgttctgAGTAACATTGTGACTTaatcatttcatattttaatataactattctcaaataaatatatttttaaaaaatttaaaaatgtgcATCTTGATTCGGTAAGTTACACGCCTCGCCTTGCGCCTCAGGCTCCATGGCCCTTGTGCGCCTCGGTGCGCCTTTGACAACTATGGTCCACTATTACATAAAAGCTCATAGCAATCAATAGCAACAGCATTCTACAAAAGAGTAATGCACAAAACAGGCCGATTAAGCGAAAAAGTAAAGGAAGCAgggaaaaaaaggaaaagaaaagaaaacaatgcCAAGGATACCAACAAGTACTTTGGCTGCAGGATTGTCAATATGCAAAGACTTCAAGATGGTTGCTCCATCATTCGTGACTGTGACGCTGTGACCTCTACCAGTTGATTGCAATATCTTATCCTGCAACAGAAAATGGTCCAACGATGTAACACTTCACCAAATTATTTCAGATGAACCTGAAAATATCTGAGAAAAGGTTGCTTACCATTCCCTTGGGTCCCAAGGTTGTCTTCACCAAGTCAGAAATTGCCACTGCTCCAACAAAAGAGGCCTAAAATTGAAAGACCATACCTAATCAGTATAGAAAGGAATTGATCGAGTGCAACTAACATATAAGAAAATTactctgaaaaagtggtaataGATTGGAAGAGTACACAAATAATATTAGGAAAATTCTAGTAGTGCAAATAAACACATTCCATGCCATGTACCAGTCATCTTTGGTGTCTTTTATAAACAAAACTTcgataaaaagattcaaattatatgTATTAGAAGCTAAAAAAACTCACCATTCTAGCACGCTCACCCTTTTCTTCAGTAGCCTCATCTTTAAGAAGTTTCTCAATCTAGACACTCAAAAAAAGTGATTATAAACCACAAACTTATGAGATGAGAAATACACAAAAATGCAACCTCGGCATCAGAAGTATAGAAGAATCTGACATACCGCCATAGGAACAAATGTTGGTGATTAATATATTGCAGGCGCTCAAAACAAAATGATTATCTGTAGAAAACGATGGAAAAATGTGCATCTTTAatcaaacatatcaaaactgGAAAATCATTAATATCAATCGCATCTCATAGTAAGACATGCAATCACTGTAAGAGAACGTCTTCCCGTACtccaatttaaaagaaaaaggaaacacATAATACTTCAATAGCGATAATAGCTAAATACATTCTTCTCaactaaaataatttcttagaaaGCTTACACTAAATTTATGTTGTACCCCACAATGCAACATCAATTGAGATTTGAGAATGAACCAAATCAAGAGGAAACCAGctgaaataattgatttttaatcaaaCACCAAAATGGCCACACATAGAGACGCGAAATGCGTAGACCACGATACAACTATTCGTAGGTCTACAATACAATACCACATGAAATAAACCACTGCCCGTACAAtaacttcaaaaataaaaaaaataaagcaacGACCAAGAAAATACAGAACATCAGCCACTAACTTCCGAGGATCTGACTTGAAACCGAAAAAagagcaaataaaaaaaattgtaaccTTCGAGCTGCGAATGAGTTCCGGCGAACAGAGGAGACTGCCGAAGAACTAAGAATGGGGATTTTGTAAAGGAAACCAATTTGTTTTTTTCGAAATGAAGGTCGGATTTGCAGGGCCGAGAGTGAGGCCCACGAAATCTCAAATTCAAcacaaaatcaaaagaaaatatgaaatatCAGTTGACTTTACGACTCAGAAGGAGAAGAAGCGGCTTCCGACGACGGTAGGAGGAGCGGCGAGGGGAGAGCAAAGTCTGAAGATGAGAAATGAAATCAAAGGCAGAAACTGCGCTCGTTAGGTTAGGTTTTggagtttaaaatatatttaaattaataatcatatatatataataataataaaatcaataaaagcAAGCCTCTATTATTAGATAAAATAATGTGTTCGGTTTGAAAAATAGTTCGAATATATTTGAGTTCGACTCGAATTTGAAAACACTGATTTCGAATCGAATATTTTTTGATTCGGCTCAAAAAACTCTCGAGAAGACTCAGTTCTTTTACTGTCCTCTGTTGGGTTTTCGAAATATTTGATCATATTTTTTTGGTAACtttggaaggaaaaaaaaatcaactaccCAACTTAATGATATCCGAAAATTTCGGGTTGTGCCAGGTACCTGAAATTTAATGTATAaaatcaaccaaaaaaatgGACTCTTCTATtgtatgtaaacaaccaagaaAATCCAAAACAAAAAAGATAGTCGCCCCCACAGTTTTCGATAGATGCAATCAAGACACTATCGGTGATGTCTAGGGGATCATAAGGCGATGCAACTAgacactcttaccatgatccgatagATGCAATCAAACTTCAGTTATGACGTTCTTATCAAgtggttgatgaaaagaatgaggctaattgggttaagcccgaataagaataaatgttattcagAATCACGTGTAATTGTGAACATGCAGTTAGCTATATCCGTGAACTATTGAGGTTTACACAAGTATTATATTATGTGTTTCCATTGAGGTagtcaaattcaagaagttgaatttaacgattgtagtttgatggagatcaaacagattgTCTATAAAAGAATTTATAAGTGGATTCCATGTAATAGAAGTTGTTGAAGATAGCTTAACTGCTCATTAAGtgaggagagtggaactgtctATTTGGTGAAAAAGTTCACAAAACTAGCCGATGCCGAATTGGATCAatagaaattttgattttcgaaattttcaattttcattatatgaacgagATTTGTACGATCGACACATCGACATTGTTTGATCGTCAATCGATGTTAtaaatgagttcacaattatttatttagtaaattgataatgtaataattaaataataatattagtagtGATGACTACTAAGTGTAAGGTTCTCGTGGAATATTTTAGAGGTgtctaaaataattaattgattaattaataattaattaagaaattaaatattgattattaattttacatatatgtctatatatacacatatatagaTATGTATAGAGGTtttaaaatctatatatatacagagatatatatatataaatatatatacacacacagatatatggagatataaatatataatcataCACTATCAAGAGTTGACTTTAAATGATATATACtaaatgagaattttaattaatgaaaataaaagattCCTCATGGTATTATGATTATGAATCATGGTAGCATTAGATTAGTGTATTTTTattgatatgatatttgataAAACATAACAAAAATCATACAAGAAAACTACACAAAATCTTCTCCTACACAAAGAAAAAGTTCGGTCACCTGTTTAATTTCACAAAGAAATTTTCAGCCACCCTTCCACCACGGCCTTGCCGCCCCAACATTGCTGTAGTGCTGTCGAATTTGTAAAATTACAGCGATCTAGTCTCGAAACTAAATACATTGTAATCGAGGATTTACCGTTTGCCTACAGCTGAAGATATCATatatgatctgatgagttaacaGTGCATGAAATCTCTTGGCAAAATAATACATATGTATTTTGGAAAGGTGTTTCATCAGTTTCACATACCATgacactattattactcaaagatatatcacattGTTATGGAGTTCATTTGCAACTCTAGATATACTAATGattgcatattcgatcgggatatatgaatTGAAGGAAAACTGTATTATaagctaaccataacttaatgtTCTTATAGGCACTGGgagatgctactagacgctcttaccatgatccgatggatgcTATAAGACTTCAGTTCTGACGTTTTTGATCAAGAGGTCGATGAAAAAATGAGACTAATTAGTAAAAGTTCGAAtagtaataaattttattaaatatcatGGCCacaacaaataaatattacacaATCACACATTCAAGTagcatatttaaataatatattaaatatcatggccacaacaaataaatattacacaTTCACACATTCAAGTagcatatttaaataatataaaatttaaatatatatgatataatgtATTATTAAAACCTTATAATTGGGAATTAATCAATAGACACAAATCTCACAGAATCGATCAtgttgggaaaaaaaatcattatcatGAAATTTCGATTGCAAAAGTTCGTAATTTGTAACCTGAAAACTTGTACTTTCAATTCTTTGTTTCAGTGATTCTTCACTAAAACTCTCAAGTTCCTATGCCACGTCCCGTTAAAATATATTTGACTAAACTTATTGCAACAATAAACATCGACACAGATCtactttcaaaaattttattcgCTTCCTCATTGCTTTTATGCACATGTTTTATCAACTTTCTCGTCAAAAAACATagtcttaaaatattttcattacatTAAGTTTTGGCGATTGACAAAATAAACAACATTGAGTTGTTTCAGAATTCAGTGGTTCTTGTTTATGTAAAACAGGTTTTTCAGACCGTTGGATAAATTCAGTAATTTCAAGCCATTTAGAAGTTCAAGCCGTTATGTCAAGAAGTCAACCGTTGTATTTGTTAAACTCCAGTTGCAAGAGATCATCTGACAAACTGACCGGTCTGAAAATCCAATGTAGTGCAAAGATTCAAACCGTTTAATTCCAATCACATTCGATATTTCAAGTCAAAGCCATTCAAATGAATGCTGCAAATGAAAAGATCACACATTTTACCAACCTCTGAAGTGACAAAAATTAGCTAATTGGTCTACGATTTGTCAATTTTTCAAATAGCATGGACTTAAAGTCGCAAAAGCAAGAAAAACATTTAATGATTCGTATGGTGATTGAAAAGAACTTGTCCATATTGTCGGGAATTAGTATAGATGATCATTGAAAAGTAAATACGACCATTAGAACTTTTCAACTAAAAATATGCAGAACATAGTGAAAATGAAAAGTCTCtaactcgtttttctttaaaatatactagagtttttttaaaagcaaTGGCCGaacaaatgtatatatatatatatattttttcaccattaaaataaactcaacatttatTTTACTCAAAACTCCTAACTATAGTAAAATTCATAAAACCGTAAACGTCAAACCAAgcctaaaactagcatttttcgaaaatagcatAATCGTCATCAATCCTATCAAAAACCACTCTTACTTCCAAAAGTcatgaaaatctttaaagtaatgTAAAATCATAACTGTGCGAAAAAACTAAACCTTAAAACTTCGACCCGAATTCCATCTAAACTtaccataacaccttaaaacacaCCCATGAACATTTCTTAGTCGTAAACTTAAGCCCCTCGACTAAATTtgtaattcattttaaaacttaaaccgAAGTTCCAGTTTTAACTTGAATCAACCAAAAccttaaccaaactttaaccataCCTTACTAACGCCTAACCGTCTCCTtttcaacccaaatcaagccatttAGAACCCTTGGAATCTCCTGGACACCTGCTGTAAATTTCTTAACTTTTCCATCCAAACCTAGCCCTAACCAAGTACAAGTTCTTCGATCCTAGTCCTTAACCAACAAGTCCAAACCCTATGAAACCTTCCTAGGACCAAGACGGAACCCTAGGGACCCCTCTGAACCAATCCCTATATGCCATGCATGCGCAACCCTCAATTCGTGCCCCTGTCAAGAACGCACGACCGAGCCTCACGCCTACAGCCCTTGTCCTTGCACTAGCCTCCCCTcaacccatctaggaccatATGGcaaccctcttaggacccttgaACATGCCCCAACCGCAACACGTAGCCGCACCCTTCAAGAAACCAAAAATCGAAACCCTAGTTCCCTTAAACCCAAACAAATTGCACAGCCCTTCGTCCTTCCTTACCAGCCCTTAATCGTGCATCTAAGAGTCGTTAAACCCGCTGCAAATCAAGCCACTAACATCCCTAACCTGGCAGCCCCTTCCCTTTAGCAAGAATCATGAAAGAAAGATCATGTTTCCCATGTATAatgcataaaaatgaaaataaaagaagggacgtcatatttttcatgcaacatttatattcacacataatatactatgaatgatgagaaaataaGGAATAAGGCATGCCAGAGAGACGAGGAGGATCCTTGAtgcgtttttctttcaaaaccaatGTGAATTGGCTAAAAACGTGTGGTGTGTGTTCATGTGGGGCGGGGAGACCCTAGGATTCTAGTAGTGGTGTGCGTGAGTTATGAAGTGTTAGGGCTTAGAAACTCAATcttttgatataattaataaGTTAGACAATTAGGACCAATAACCTTAGTAAAATAGGCCCGTTAGAATgtaggaaaaatatttcgtctaggaaagttttcgaaaatattaatcgagaccggtttaaaatacgacttaTCATGTCAAAACATCTCAAAAGACACCATTTtagaaattttcatatttaatatgccatatattaaataattaaaaataattatttaataaaaatattttctctttattGTCACCGATCTCCATTCTCGgtcgcgtctcgaataatccttgaaaacacagttttatgcattctaatataatactatattttaaacatgtaaacatgcctaccacatataattaatgcaattaaaatgatttaattaagcatttttcattttcctagatttgcatgcagttggattatgtTATCGCATTTTGGAACTTACAGAAGAACATCGGGAACTCTAAACAATCAAGTCTTCCAGCTGCTAAATTAACAAATTCTACAGTCTGCATATCTTCAGAT harbors:
- the LOC140964304 gene encoding T-complex protein 1 subunit beta-like, which codes for MAIEKLLKDEATEEKGERARMASFVGAVAISDLVKTTLGPKGMDKILQSTGRGHSVTVTNDGATILKSLHIDNPAAKVLVDISKVQDDEVGDGTTSVVVLAGELLREAEKLVNAKIHPTTIIEGFRMAAECSRNALLEKVVDNKLDAEKFKEDLMKIAMTTLSSKILSQDKGHFAKLTVDAVMRLKGSTNLESIQIIKKPGGSLKDSFLDEGFILDKKIGVGQPKRIEDAKILVANTAMDTDKVKIYGARVRVDSMAKVAEIETAEKEKMREKVQKIINHGINCFVNRQLIYNFPEELFADAGVLAIEHADFDGIERLALVTGGEIASTFDNPESVKLGHCKLIDEIMIGEDKLIHFSGVGMGEACTIVLRGASPHMLDEAERSLHDALCVLSQTVNDSRVLLGGGWPEMVMAKAVDELAKRTPGKKSHAIEAFSRALVAIPTTIADNAGLDSAELVAQLRAEHHKEESRAGIDVISGSVGDMGELGISEAFKVKQAVLLSATEAAEMILRVDEIITCAPRRREERM